The proteins below come from a single Psychrobacter sp. PL19 genomic window:
- the prmC gene encoding peptide chain release factor N(5)-glutamine methyltransferase, producing MTAPKAQEMTVKQIKQQVASMSKSTANDAGIPQFWLTDWLLYVLAKPSTFLIMEENYQLTGSEFEQFTAGVAEMQQGVPLAYLTGQQEFWSLDFKVNEHTLIPRPDTEILVEQVLHWIMAQADFMNLQPNAVTSVANKRLLDLGTGSGCIAISLAHELAQNSATMAKTSNAKIEVVTNSWQVVAVDFSAAALEVARHNAVANKITNIEFVQSSWYSELSTDTRQLFDVIVSNPPYIDEADEHLVGLLAEPISALSARNHGLADIEHIVEQAPQYLRAGGLLAIEHGFDQGAAVRQLFIDNGFKNVKIVQDFGGNDRITLGQL from the coding sequence ATGACAGCGCCCAAAGCACAAGAAATGACAGTAAAGCAAATCAAACAGCAAGTAGCAAGTATGTCTAAAAGCACGGCTAACGATGCTGGTATTCCACAGTTTTGGCTAACCGATTGGTTGCTTTATGTACTAGCTAAGCCATCTACATTTCTTATTATGGAAGAGAATTACCAGCTGACGGGTAGTGAGTTTGAACAATTCACTGCTGGTGTGGCCGAGATGCAGCAGGGTGTACCTTTAGCGTATTTGACCGGTCAGCAAGAGTTTTGGTCATTAGATTTTAAAGTGAATGAACATACCTTGATACCGAGACCAGATACTGAGATCTTGGTTGAGCAAGTATTACACTGGATCATGGCTCAAGCTGACTTTATGAACCTGCAACCTAATGCTGTAACCAGTGTAGCTAACAAGCGACTACTCGATTTGGGCACAGGTTCAGGCTGTATTGCCATTAGTCTTGCTCATGAGCTAGCGCAAAACAGTGCTACTATGGCAAAAACTAGCAATGCAAAAATTGAGGTTGTAACAAATAGCTGGCAGGTAGTCGCCGTTGATTTTTCAGCGGCAGCACTGGAAGTAGCGCGGCACAACGCCGTCGCTAATAAGATCACGAATATCGAATTTGTCCAAAGCAGCTGGTATAGCGAATTATCTACCGATACTAGGCAGTTATTCGATGTGATTGTCTCCAATCCACCTTATATCGATGAAGCTGATGAGCACCTGGTAGGTTTGCTAGCAGAGCCAATCAGTGCTTTGAGTGCGCGCAATCATGGTTTGGCTGATATTGAACATATCGTTGAGCAAGCCCCGCAGTACCTACGAGCGGGTGGGTTACTAGCTATTGAACATGGCTTCGACCAGGGCGCTGCCGTCCGACAGCTATTTATTGATAATGGTTTTAAGAATGTGAAAATAGTGCAAGATTTTGGTGGCAATGATCGAATAACTCTTGGGCAGCTCTAG
- the katG gene encoding catalase/peroxidase HPI produces the protein MSGCPVMNQSHTNTSSAATDWWPNALNLDILHQQDHKTNPMDPDFDYAAAFKQLNLEAVKQDLKDLMTDSQEWWPADWGHYGGLMIRMAWHSAGTYRGADGRGGSNTGNQRFAPLNSWPDNVNLDKARRLLWPMKKKYGNKLSWADLMILAGNMAYESMGFKTLGFAGGRADIWHPEKDINWGSEREWLAATNNRYYDDQERTSLENPLAAVQMGLVYVNPEGVDGNPDPIKTAHDIRTTFGRMSMNDEETVALTAGGHTVGKSHGNGDASLLGSEPEAADVTEQGFGWRNPNGTGNAGDTVSSGIEGAWTTNPTRWDYEYFEMLLGHNWELTKSPAGAWQWEPTDIREEDKPLDAHDPSIRRNPMMTDADMAMIKDPAYRVISENFHKNPEYFDEVFAKAWFKLTHRDLGPKARYLGADVPAETFVWQDPVVEGNTDLSTDDIATLKAQILDSGLSRREMIITAWDSASTFRFSDYRGGANGARIRLAPQKDWVGNEPEQLQRVLEALTLIQAKFAKPVSIADLIVLAGNTAIEQAAAAAGVEANVPFNPGRGDATDEMTDAESFGDLEPRHDGYRNWVKDSYTVSPEEMLLDRTQLMGLSAPEMVVLVGGMRVLDTNHSHSQNGVFTDRAGTLSNDFFVNLTDMNLTWHPIKEENSENAGRNLYEVRERATGNVKWQATRVDLVFGSNSILRSYAELYAQDDNLEKFVHDFIKAWDKVMNTDRF, from the coding sequence ATGAGCGGCTGTCCGGTCATGAATCAGTCACATACCAACACCTCATCAGCAGCAACTGATTGGTGGCCTAACGCCTTAAATCTAGATATTTTGCATCAGCAAGATCACAAGACCAATCCCATGGATCCTGATTTTGACTATGCTGCTGCCTTTAAGCAATTAAACTTAGAAGCCGTTAAGCAAGATTTAAAAGACCTGATGACCGATTCGCAAGAATGGTGGCCAGCGGATTGGGGCCATTACGGCGGTCTGATGATTCGCATGGCATGGCATTCTGCTGGTACCTATCGTGGCGCCGATGGACGCGGTGGCTCTAACACTGGTAATCAACGCTTTGCACCACTAAACAGTTGGCCAGATAACGTTAACTTGGACAAAGCGCGTCGTCTATTATGGCCAATGAAGAAGAAATACGGCAATAAATTGTCTTGGGCAGATTTAATGATTTTGGCCGGTAATATGGCCTACGAGTCAATGGGCTTTAAGACCTTAGGCTTCGCTGGCGGTCGCGCTGATATCTGGCATCCAGAAAAAGACATTAATTGGGGCTCTGAGCGCGAATGGCTAGCGGCAACCAATAACCGTTACTATGATGACCAAGAACGTACCTCGCTTGAGAATCCTCTTGCTGCTGTACAAATGGGCTTAGTATATGTCAACCCTGAAGGTGTTGATGGTAACCCTGACCCCATAAAAACCGCACACGATATTCGTACGACCTTTGGCCGGATGTCTATGAATGATGAAGAAACCGTCGCTTTAACCGCAGGTGGACACACTGTCGGTAAGTCCCATGGTAACGGTGATGCAAGCTTATTAGGAAGTGAGCCTGAAGCAGCAGATGTCACTGAGCAAGGTTTCGGCTGGCGCAACCCTAATGGTACCGGCAATGCAGGCGATACGGTCTCAAGTGGTATTGAAGGCGCATGGACCACCAACCCTACGCGGTGGGATTATGAGTACTTTGAGATGCTACTTGGTCACAACTGGGAACTCACTAAGAGTCCAGCTGGTGCATGGCAATGGGAGCCTACCGACATCCGTGAGGAAGACAAGCCTTTAGATGCGCATGACCCAAGTATACGCCGTAATCCCATGATGACCGATGCCGATATGGCAATGATCAAAGATCCGGCTTATCGCGTGATTTCAGAAAACTTCCATAAAAACCCAGAATACTTTGATGAAGTGTTTGCCAAAGCTTGGTTTAAGCTTACCCATCGCGACTTGGGACCTAAAGCACGTTATTTAGGTGCTGATGTACCAGCAGAAACCTTTGTATGGCAAGACCCAGTTGTAGAAGGCAATACTGATTTAAGCACCGATGATATTGCAACGCTAAAAGCGCAAATCTTAGACAGCGGTCTGAGTCGTCGCGAGATGATTATTACGGCCTGGGACAGCGCAAGCACTTTCCGTTTCTCTGACTATCGCGGCGGTGCCAACGGTGCTCGTATTCGCTTAGCCCCGCAAAAAGACTGGGTTGGCAATGAGCCTGAGCAATTGCAACGTGTGCTTGAAGCCTTGACTCTTATTCAGGCTAAGTTTGCCAAGCCCGTTAGTATTGCTGATTTAATTGTACTGGCTGGTAACACTGCTATTGAGCAAGCTGCTGCTGCTGCCGGCGTCGAGGCCAACGTACCCTTCAATCCAGGCCGCGGTGATGCAACAGATGAAATGACCGATGCTGAATCGTTTGGCGATCTTGAGCCACGTCATGACGGCTATCGCAACTGGGTTAAAGACAGCTATACAGTATCACCTGAAGAGATGTTGCTTGATCGTACCCAATTGATGGGACTGAGCGCTCCTGAAATGGTGGTATTAGTCGGCGGTATGCGTGTCCTTGATACCAATCATAGCCACAGTCAAAATGGGGTCTTTACCGACCGCGCCGGCACGCTCAGTAATGATTTCTTTGTTAATTTAACCGATATGAATCTCACTTGGCACCCCATTAAGGAAGAGAATAGCGAAAACGCTGGTCGCAACCTATATGAAGTGCGCGAACGTGCGACTGGTAACGTTAAATGGCAGGCCACTCGTGTTGACTTGGTATTTGGCTCTAACTCTATATTGCGTTCTTATGCAGAGTTATATGCACAAGATGATAACTTGGAAAAATTCGTCCATGACTTCATCAAAGCATGGGACAAAGTAATGAATACTGATCGCTTCTAG
- a CDS encoding AmpG family muropeptide MFS transporter produces MSAVQPVTPNPKVAKKSFSESLQAYLDRRSIIMLFLGFVAGIPILLIFSSLSLWLREAGIDRSVVTMFSWAALGYAFKFIWAPLIDAVPLPILTKLLGRRRSWILVAQLMIIAAICIMASVNPANEGSLVLMAVGAVLLGFSSATQDIVIDAYRIELAPPSLQAVLSAMYVTGYRLGMIVAGAGALYLADYFGSTESFYSYAAWRNTYWIMAGVMGVGVITTLVIHEPIRQQVDVERKTSDYTRLVLVFAISVIGFVLVFANAGLVLPETEGVFSGFLIEVVRMVLSLAAALAVGYGLVKANLVEQEFAKTTWIEPIADFFRRYGKKALLLLALIGLYRISDIVAGVISNVFYQDMDFTKVDIANAVKLVGVVMAIAGGFLGGLLAQKMRIMRAMMVGAILACVTNLLFILLTYHPGSLPYMYFAVILDNLAAGLASAVFIAFLSALTSIRFTAVQYSIFSSLMTLLPKVVGGYSGTIVDSTSYPFFFMLTFLIGIPILALIYYVDKHIVIGDNDDIYGDGGDDNNNNSGGNKGVELTKANPNLTNTKEPPRAPE; encoded by the coding sequence ATGTCTGCTGTCCAACCGGTAACCCCCAACCCTAAGGTCGCCAAAAAGTCATTTAGCGAGTCCTTGCAAGCGTATCTTGATCGGCGTTCGATTATCATGCTGTTTTTAGGTTTTGTCGCGGGTATTCCTATTTTACTGATTTTTTCGAGCCTATCGTTATGGCTGCGCGAAGCAGGTATTGACCGTAGTGTGGTAACAATGTTCAGCTGGGCGGCGCTTGGTTATGCCTTTAAGTTTATCTGGGCACCACTTATTGATGCGGTGCCATTGCCCATATTAACCAAGTTACTTGGTCGTCGGCGTAGCTGGATACTAGTAGCGCAGCTGATGATTATTGCCGCGATTTGTATCATGGCCAGTGTTAACCCGGCTAATGAAGGCAGCTTGGTGCTGATGGCCGTTGGTGCGGTACTGCTCGGATTCTCATCTGCCACTCAAGATATCGTTATTGATGCTTACCGTATTGAATTGGCACCGCCCAGTCTACAGGCAGTGTTATCTGCTATGTATGTCACTGGCTACCGTTTGGGCATGATTGTCGCGGGTGCTGGTGCGCTATATCTAGCTGATTATTTTGGTTCTACCGAAAGCTTTTATAGCTATGCAGCGTGGCGTAATACCTATTGGATTATGGCAGGGGTCATGGGTGTGGGGGTGATTACCACTTTAGTCATTCATGAGCCGATCAGGCAACAAGTAGACGTTGAGCGTAAGACCTCAGACTACACTCGTCTGGTACTGGTATTTGCTATCTCAGTCATAGGTTTTGTATTGGTGTTTGCTAATGCCGGACTAGTACTACCCGAGACCGAAGGTGTGTTTTCGGGTTTTCTAATCGAAGTGGTGCGGATGGTATTGAGCTTAGCAGCCGCTTTAGCTGTCGGTTATGGTTTAGTAAAAGCCAATCTTGTAGAGCAGGAGTTTGCTAAGACCACATGGATTGAGCCTATTGCTGACTTTTTCCGTCGTTACGGCAAAAAAGCCTTATTGTTATTAGCACTGATTGGTCTCTACCGTATCTCTGATATTGTCGCTGGGGTCATCTCTAACGTCTTTTATCAAGATATGGATTTCACTAAGGTTGATATTGCCAATGCGGTTAAACTGGTTGGTGTGGTCATGGCCATCGCTGGTGGCTTTTTAGGTGGCTTATTAGCCCAAAAAATGCGTATTATGCGCGCCATGATGGTCGGGGCAATCCTAGCTTGCGTGACTAACCTGCTATTTATTTTGCTGACTTACCATCCAGGTAGTCTACCCTATATGTATTTTGCCGTGATTCTTGATAATCTTGCTGCCGGTCTTGCCAGTGCCGTATTTATTGCTTTTTTGTCTGCCTTAACTTCCATTCGCTTTACTGCTGTCCAGTATTCGATATTCTCATCACTCATGACCCTGCTACCAAAAGTAGTGGGTGGTTACTCGGGTACTATCGTTGATAGCACCAGTTATCCATTCTTTTTTATGCTTACCTTTTTAATTGGTATTCCTATTCTAGCGTTGATTTATTATGTTGATAAGCATATCGTTATTGGTGATAACGATGATATTTATGGTGATGGCGGTGACGACAACAACAATAACAGTGGTGGCAATAAAGGGGTTGAATTAACCAAGGCCAATCCTAATCTGACCAATACCAAGGAACCACCGCGTGCGCCAGAATAA
- a CDS encoding LysR substrate-binding domain-containing protein, producing the protein MQLKQLETVWHTVVNGYNLSQAATVLHTSQSSLSKHIAALENQLKTEVFVRQGKRLTGLTTMGTALMPHIESIFAEIRTIENLSLDFNNPNTGTLTIATTHTQARYVLPQVVKEFKERFPKVNLILQQADPETIAQMVIRGQADIGIATESLLHNNYLRCHRYYDWTHRVIVPSDHELASQETVDLPTLASYPLITYHGGFTGRGTIDKAFSDAGLEPDIVLAALDADVISTYVGLGLGVGIIAEMAFEPSHYQNLTAIPVDHFGRFTSWMAVRDDAEIRQYGRAFIELCQQQFS; encoded by the coding sequence ATTCAGCTTAAGCAATTAGAAACCGTCTGGCATACCGTAGTTAATGGTTATAACTTAAGCCAAGCCGCAACGGTATTGCATACCAGCCAGTCGAGCTTGTCCAAGCATATTGCGGCCCTTGAGAACCAGCTCAAAACTGAAGTTTTTGTCCGCCAAGGCAAGCGATTGACCGGACTGACAACTATGGGCACGGCGCTCATGCCGCATATTGAGTCTATATTTGCCGAAATTCGTACCATCGAGAATTTAAGCCTTGATTTTAATAATCCAAACACTGGTACCTTGACCATTGCGACCACTCATACGCAGGCACGCTATGTGTTGCCTCAAGTGGTTAAAGAATTTAAAGAACGCTTCCCTAAAGTAAATCTGATTCTCCAACAAGCGGATCCTGAGACTATCGCGCAGATGGTGATTCGTGGCCAAGCAGATATCGGTATTGCCACCGAATCGTTACTTCATAATAACTATTTGCGTTGCCATCGCTATTACGACTGGACACACCGTGTCATCGTACCAAGTGATCATGAGCTTGCAAGTCAAGAGACTGTCGATCTACCGACGCTTGCCAGCTACCCACTAATCACTTATCACGGCGGCTTTACCGGACGCGGAACGATTGACAAGGCCTTTAGTGATGCCGGACTCGAGCCTGATATTGTTTTAGCAGCACTAGATGCTGACGTGATTAGCACCTATGTGGGCCTCGGATTAGGCGTTGGTATTATCGCAGAGATGGCCTTTGAGCCCAGCCATTATCAGAATCTAACGGCCATTCCAGTCGATCATTTTGGCCGCTTTACCAGTTGGATGGCGGTACGTGACGATGCAGAAATCCGTCAATATGGTCGTGCTTTTATAGAACTGTGCCAGCAGCAGTTTAGTTAG